The following coding sequences lie in one Rutidosis leptorrhynchoides isolate AG116_Rl617_1_P2 chromosome 4, CSIRO_AGI_Rlap_v1, whole genome shotgun sequence genomic window:
- the LOC139840672 gene encoding uncharacterized protein — MNNIDYDLEDLAQVTSAYDPEQQLEILDFLDAEEEEENQEPIPKNPRRYFHRDRAGRATLLWNDYFFDTPTFPEDKFRRRFRMSSRLFNRISADILNYSQEPIPSYFKYFHQRRDATGLLGFTIYQKITSVIRQLAYGVAPDIFDEYLHIGETTSYRCLENYCKSVIHLFSIEYLRKPNTHDVQRLITKHEQMHGFLGMLGSLDCMHWAWKNCPISWKGQYTRGDHVHPTIMLEAVASYDLWIWHAYFGPAGSNNDINVLTQSDLFKELLEDRAPSCNYTVNGKHFTKEYYLADGICPDGATLVKSFKSTVEPKISKFKRYQESARKDIERAFSVLQGRFAIIKSHARQFYIEKIQCIIYTCVIFFR; from the coding sequence ATGAATAATATCGATTACGATTTAGAAGACCTCGCACAAGTAACAAGTGCGTACGATCCGGAACAACAACTCGAAATTCTTGATTTTTTAGATgccgaagaagaggaagaaaatCAAGAACCTATTCCGAAAAATCCAAGAAGATATTTTCATAGAGATCGGGCTGGAAGGGCTACACTCTTGTGGAATGATTACTTTTTCGACACACCAACCTTCCCCGAAGATAAATTTCGAAGAAGGTTTCGAATGAGCAGTCGATTGTTTAACCGTATATCCGCAGATATACTCAATTATTCTCAGGAACCTATTCCTTCATACTTTAAATATTTCCATCAAAGAAGGGATGCAACCGGTTTACTCGGGTTTACTATTTATCAAAAAATCACATCCGTTATACGACAATTAGCATACGGTGTTGCTCCCGATATTTTTGATGAGTATTTGCATATTGGTGAAACTACATCATACCGTTGTTTAGAAAATTATTGCAAAAGTGTTATACATTTATTTTCAATCGAATATTTAAGAAAACCTAATACTCATGATGTTCAACGTTTAATTACAAAACATGAGCAAATGCATGGTTTTCTGGGCATGCTCGGTAGtctagattgtatgcattgggcttgGAAAAATTGCCCAATCTCTTGGAAAGGTCAATACACACGCGGCGATCATGTTCACCCAACAATAATGTTAGAAGCGGTCGCCTCATATGATTTGTGGATTTGGCACGCTTACTTTGGACCAGCTGGTTCAAATAATGATATCAATGTGTTAACGCAATCCGATTTATTTAAAGAGTTACTTGAAGATAGAGCTCCATCGTGTAACTATACGGTGAATGGGAAACATTTTACAAAAGAGTATTATTTAGCAGACGGAATTTGTCCTGATGGGGCGACACTTGTGAAATCGTTCAAAAGTACGGTTGAACCAAAAATATCAAAATTCAAAAGGTACCAAGAGTCAGCAAGAAAGGATATCGAACGAGCTTTCAGTGTTCTTCAAGGTCGTTTTGCAATCATTAAAAGTCATGCAAGACAATTCTATATCGAGAAAATCCAGTGCATTATATATACGTGCGTGATTTTTTTTAGGTAA